The Dehalogenimonas sp. 4OHTPN genome window below encodes:
- a CDS encoding HAD family hydrolase: MIKAVFFDLYQTLVGYTPPREEWESKMLDSLGIKAPPSAFTRAFTTADEYFYTENAKRPLSRRTKEEVTEVYFKHQSIVLREGGIQPEPDLVRQMLLRWRDTKLKQTLFDDVIPAMTELKRRELKLGVISNVDRDIKPLLDELDLTPFLSIVVTSQETGFTKPHPEIFLEALRQADLPADEVIFVGDQYQIDVLGASAVGMRAVLLDRGGFSEAPPECVRVKNLYQLNALVDQEAVRWK, from the coding sequence GTGATCAAAGCCGTCTTCTTTGACCTCTATCAGACACTGGTGGGCTATACACCGCCCCGTGAGGAGTGGGAGTCCAAGATGCTTGACAGCCTGGGCATCAAGGCGCCACCATCAGCTTTCACCAGGGCTTTCACCACCGCCGACGAATATTTTTACACCGAAAACGCCAAACGCCCGCTGAGCCGCCGGACAAAGGAGGAGGTCACCGAGGTCTATTTCAAACACCAGTCGATCGTCCTCAGGGAAGGCGGCATCCAGCCTGAGCCGGATCTGGTACGCCAGATGCTCCTTCGGTGGCGCGACACCAAACTCAAACAGACCCTTTTCGACGATGTCATCCCGGCGATGACTGAACTCAAGCGCCGTGAGCTTAAACTGGGCGTCATCTCCAATGTCGATAGGGATATTAAGCCGCTATTGGATGAACTGGATTTAACCCCATTCCTCAGCATCGTCGTCACCTCTCAGGAAACAGGTTTCACCAAGCCCCATCCGGAGATTTTTCTTGAAGCGCTGCGGCAAGCCGACTTACCCGCCGATGAGGTCATCTTTGTCGGCGACCAGTACCAGATTGATGTCCTCGGCGCCTCGGCGGTAGGTATGCGTGCTGTTCTGCTTGACCGCGGCGGATTCTCGGAAGCGCCGCCTGAATGTGTCAGGGTCAAGAATCTTTACCAGTTGAACGCCTTGGTGGACCAGGAGGCCGTCAGATGGAAATGA